One window of Mesorhizobium sp. PAMC28654 genomic DNA carries:
- a CDS encoding TetR/AcrR family transcriptional regulator has translation MPVEMPSATPGAKVVADKPLRADARRNRDRLVEVAAAAFAEQGIDTSLEEIARRAGVGIGTLYRHFPTREHLVEVVYRREVEAVCAAAGELARQHPADMALEQWMQRFVDYIATKRGLSTSLRILITTNSTLFSDTSGRVSLALRGLVDAAVADGSIRGDVDSSDVLHALWGIYSAPDTKDWRDRSRRLVGLLMDGLRFGAKKSARDGG, from the coding sequence ATGCCCGTCGAGATGCCCTCCGCCACACCCGGCGCAAAGGTCGTGGCCGACAAGCCGCTGCGCGCCGATGCGCGGCGCAACCGAGACAGGCTGGTCGAGGTCGCGGCGGCGGCCTTCGCCGAACAGGGCATCGATACTTCGCTGGAGGAGATCGCCCGCCGCGCCGGTGTCGGCATCGGCACGCTCTACCGGCATTTCCCGACGCGCGAGCATCTGGTCGAGGTGGTTTACCGGCGCGAGGTGGAGGCAGTGTGCGCCGCCGCCGGCGAACTGGCCCGCCAGCATCCGGCCGACATGGCGCTGGAACAGTGGATGCAACGTTTCGTCGACTACATCGCCACCAAGCGCGGGCTGTCGACCAGCCTGCGCATCCTGATCACCACCAACTCCACGCTGTTCTCGGACACGTCCGGCCGCGTGTCGCTGGCGTTGCGCGGCCTGGTCGACGCGGCTGTCGCCGACGGATCGATCCGCGGCGACGTCGACAGTTCCGACGTGCTGCACGCACTGTGGGGCATCTATTCCGCCCCCGACACCAAGGACTGGCGCGACCGCTCCCGCCGGCTGGTCGGGCTGCTGATGGACGGGCTGAGGTTCGGGGCGAAGAAGTCGGCCAGGGATGGCGGGTGA
- a CDS encoding pyridoxal phosphate-dependent decarboxylase family protein, which produces MITHIETVRQRPVWQAPADETRRRFTRPLPNGSRELGDVLDDVRTHIMPFATGNLHPLFLGWVHGAGTPVGMVAEIVASGLNMNCGGRDHAGLVVEQQIVRWMSEALGYPDGASGLFLTGSSMANFVALTIARTEVLGQTVRETGLRSERQLVAYTSAQAHSCIAQAMQLSGIGSANLRMVEVDAAGRMLPDALRTIIGEDRAKGFLPFLVVGTAGTVNTGAIDPLGDIADIASRENLWFHVDGAIGALAMLSDSLRDLFKGIERSASVALDFHKWGQVPYDAGFLLVRDGDAQKRTFAQPAAYLQRADRGLAAGETWPCDLGPDLSRGFRALKTWMTIESLGADRIGQSIAHTCMLARYLAQRLERHPAFELKAPVALNIVCFGIRGGSDEFVRTLVLDLQESGLAAPSWTTINGELVVRCAIVNHRTTVTDIDGFMDISPAPSPIVVLAASLRGHGISMPMPLAPDADMRSAYRPIVPTSFTDISALDCAKPFTGRPVDAGPGFE; this is translated from the coding sequence ATGATCACCCACATCGAAACGGTCAGGCAGCGGCCGGTATGGCAGGCGCCGGCGGATGAAACCCGCCGGCGGTTTACCCGCCCGCTGCCGAACGGGTCTCGCGAATTGGGCGATGTCCTGGATGACGTGCGCACGCACATCATGCCGTTCGCGACCGGCAATCTGCATCCGCTGTTCCTGGGCTGGGTGCATGGCGCGGGCACGCCGGTCGGAATGGTGGCGGAAATCGTGGCGAGCGGCCTGAACATGAACTGTGGCGGCCGCGACCATGCCGGCCTCGTCGTCGAACAGCAGATCGTGCGCTGGATGAGCGAGGCTCTCGGCTACCCGGATGGGGCGAGCGGCCTGTTCCTCACCGGCTCTTCAATGGCGAACTTCGTCGCGCTCACGATCGCCAGGACCGAAGTGCTGGGCCAAACCGTCCGGGAGACGGGCCTGCGCAGCGAACGCCAGCTTGTCGCCTATACGTCCGCCCAGGCCCATTCATGCATCGCCCAGGCGATGCAGCTATCCGGCATCGGATCGGCGAACTTGCGGATGGTCGAGGTCGACGCCGCCGGAAGGATGCTGCCCGACGCGTTGCGCACGATCATCGGAGAAGACCGCGCCAAGGGATTCCTGCCGTTTCTCGTCGTCGGAACCGCGGGCACGGTCAACACCGGGGCCATCGATCCGCTTGGCGATATCGCTGATATCGCGTCCCGGGAAAATCTCTGGTTCCATGTCGATGGCGCAATCGGTGCGCTGGCCATGTTGTCCGATTCCCTGCGCGACCTGTTCAAGGGCATTGAACGGTCGGCGTCGGTGGCGCTCGACTTTCACAAATGGGGCCAGGTTCCCTACGACGCCGGATTCCTGCTGGTACGGGACGGCGATGCCCAGAAGCGTACATTCGCGCAGCCCGCCGCCTATCTGCAGCGCGCCGATCGCGGGCTCGCCGCCGGCGAAACCTGGCCTTGCGACCTGGGCCCGGACCTGTCGCGCGGCTTCCGGGCGTTGAAGACATGGATGACGATCGAGTCGCTTGGAGCCGACCGCATCGGACAGTCGATCGCACACACCTGCATGCTCGCGCGCTATCTCGCCCAACGTCTGGAGCGCCACCCCGCATTCGAGCTGAAGGCGCCGGTCGCCCTCAACATCGTCTGTTTCGGCATTCGTGGGGGTAGCGACGAGTTTGTCCGGACCCTGGTGCTGGACCTGCAGGAATCCGGCCTGGCCGCGCCGTCATGGACCACAATCAACGGCGAATTGGTGGTGCGCTGCGCCATCGTCAACCATCGCACGACCGTGACTGACATCGACGGGTTCATGGACATCTCACCAGCACCCTCGCCGATCGTGGTGTTGGCAGCTAGCCTCCGCGGGCACGGGATAAGCATGCCGATGCCTTTGGCGCCGGATGCGGACATGCGCTCGGCTTACCGTCCGATCGTGCCGACCAGCTTCACCGATATCAGCGCCTTGGATTGCGCAAAGCCCTTTACCGGCAGGCCGGTCGATGCCGGGCCGGGCTTCGAGTAA
- a CDS encoding LysR substrate-binding domain-containing protein — protein MSDLRKAIGTLDNLVAFEAAARHGNFTRAARELLVAQPAISRRVQQLEQALGTELFERRGTRIQLTPAGNQFRSVVATAFQSIEQAAKTLPRNDDGIVSLRVNVAAASLWLMPALGDFYASFPDIRLHLVCIDELPEFGGGNFDLEIRFGIGAWPGVESYPLLEETIYPVASPDFCKAHAIDSVEQLATVPLLQLTNFSSPLMNWEAWLPGGHTPIIRHFTTYAMVLEAALFGHGVALGWHHYVRRAVDRGDLIRLPIEERKSDYREFLVVKPGASSRFSVERTKNWLLELAAREEPRQGRGAVPAA, from the coding sequence ATGAGTGATCTGAGGAAGGCCATCGGTACGCTCGACAACCTCGTGGCGTTCGAAGCCGCCGCGCGACACGGCAACTTCACCCGCGCAGCCCGGGAATTGCTGGTCGCGCAACCCGCGATCAGCAGGCGGGTGCAGCAGCTGGAGCAGGCCCTGGGCACGGAACTCTTTGAGAGAAGAGGGACCAGAATCCAGCTGACCCCCGCAGGCAACCAGTTCAGAAGCGTCGTGGCCACCGCCTTCCAGAGCATTGAACAGGCGGCGAAAACCCTTCCGCGCAATGATGACGGGATCGTGTCGCTGCGGGTAAACGTCGCTGCCGCCTCCCTGTGGCTCATGCCGGCGCTAGGCGATTTCTACGCGAGCTTTCCGGACATCCGGCTGCATCTGGTATGCATCGACGAGTTGCCTGAATTCGGCGGCGGCAATTTCGATCTCGAGATCCGCTTCGGCATAGGCGCTTGGCCCGGCGTGGAGAGCTACCCGTTGCTGGAGGAGACGATCTATCCCGTTGCTTCGCCCGATTTCTGCAAGGCCCACGCGATCGACAGTGTCGAGCAACTGGCAACGGTACCGCTTCTGCAGTTGACGAATTTCTCCAGCCCGTTGATGAACTGGGAAGCATGGCTGCCAGGCGGCCATACGCCGATCATTCGCCATTTCACGACCTATGCCATGGTGCTGGAAGCAGCCCTTTTCGGGCATGGCGTGGCGCTCGGCTGGCATCACTATGTGCGGCGCGCAGTTGATCGCGGCGATCTGATCAGGCTGCCGATCGAGGAGCGCAAGAGCGACTACCGGGAATTCCTTGTCGTGAAGCCCGGCGCCAGCAGCCGCTTCTCCGTCGAGCGGACCAAGAACTGGCTGCTCGAACTGGCAGCGCGCGAAGAGCCGCGCCAGGGTCGCGGCGCCGTTCCAGCAGCTTGA
- a CDS encoding ABC transporter ATP-binding protein, producing the protein MPASVDAEPRVVLSARGLKRDFGGFLAVNNVDLDVHHGRIHALIGPNGAGKTTVFNLLTKFLQPSSGRIELLGRDITRTQPAKVARMGLVRSFQISAVFPHLSVLDNVRVALQRPSGLGVQFWRSLSALDSLTPRAEELLRSVGLDDARNRSAGDLSYGRKRVLEIATTLALDPKVLLLDEPMAGMGHEDVGMVSDLIRSVAGDRAVLMVEHNLTVVADLCDWITVLQRGEILAAGDYKTVSSDERVKVAYMGTDHG; encoded by the coding sequence ATGCCCGCAAGCGTGGATGCGGAACCTCGGGTGGTGCTTTCCGCCCGAGGCCTCAAGCGTGACTTCGGCGGCTTCCTCGCCGTCAACAATGTCGACCTCGACGTCCACCACGGCAGGATCCACGCGCTGATCGGACCCAATGGCGCGGGCAAGACCACTGTCTTCAACCTGCTGACCAAGTTCCTGCAGCCATCGAGCGGCAGGATCGAACTGCTGGGACGCGACATCACCCGCACCCAGCCCGCCAAAGTGGCGCGGATGGGGCTGGTGCGATCGTTCCAGATATCGGCTGTATTCCCGCATCTCAGCGTGCTCGACAATGTGCGTGTCGCGCTGCAGCGTCCCAGCGGCCTCGGCGTCCAGTTCTGGCGCTCGCTGTCGGCGCTCGACAGCCTGACGCCGCGCGCCGAGGAACTGCTGCGGTCGGTCGGCCTCGACGATGCCAGAAACCGATCCGCCGGCGACCTCTCCTATGGCAGGAAGCGCGTTCTGGAGATCGCCACGACGCTGGCGCTCGACCCGAAAGTGCTGCTGCTCGACGAGCCGATGGCAGGCATGGGTCATGAGGACGTCGGCATGGTTTCCGATCTCATCCGCTCGGTGGCCGGGGATCGCGCCGTGCTGATGGTCGAGCACAATCTGACTGTTGTCGCCGATCTCTGCGACTGGATCACCGTCCTGCAGCGCGGCGAGATCCTTGCCGCCGGCGACTACAAGACCGTCAGTTCGGACGAGCGCGTCAAGGTCGCCTATATGGGGACCGACCATGGTTGA
- a CDS encoding branched-chain amino acid ABC transporter permease: MTMIFGIPVQALLGQLLVGLINGSFYAMLSLGLAIIFGLLRIINFAHGAQYMLGAFVGYLLLVHLGIGYWPALILVPLIVGLFGMVVERLALSRLYDLDPLYGLLFTFGLALVIEGVFRYFYGVSGNPYSVPPLLAGGTNLGFMFLPNYRGWVVVASLIVCFGTWALVEKTRLGSYLRAATENPRLVQAFGVNVPLLLTLTYGLGSALAGLAGILAAPVYQVSPLMGSDLIIVVFAVVVVGGMGSILGAIVTGYMLGLAEGLTKVFYPEASNLVIFVIMAIVLLVRPAGLFGRDA, translated from the coding sequence ATGACGATGATCTTCGGAATCCCCGTCCAGGCATTGCTCGGCCAGTTGCTGGTCGGCCTCATCAACGGCTCGTTCTACGCCATGCTGAGCCTCGGGCTCGCCATCATATTCGGCCTGCTGCGCATCATCAATTTCGCCCATGGCGCGCAATACATGCTGGGCGCCTTCGTCGGCTACCTGCTGCTCGTCCACCTGGGCATCGGCTACTGGCCGGCCCTGATCCTCGTGCCGCTGATCGTCGGCCTTTTCGGCATGGTGGTCGAACGCCTCGCGCTGTCCAGGCTCTACGACCTCGATCCGCTCTACGGCCTGCTGTTCACCTTCGGGCTTGCCTTGGTCATCGAGGGCGTCTTTCGCTACTTCTACGGCGTCTCGGGCAATCCCTATTCCGTGCCGCCGCTGCTGGCCGGCGGCACCAATCTCGGCTTCATGTTCCTGCCCAACTATCGCGGCTGGGTGGTGGTGGCATCGCTGATCGTGTGCTTCGGAACCTGGGCGCTGGTCGAGAAGACAAGGCTCGGCTCCTATCTGCGAGCGGCGACGGAAAATCCCCGCCTTGTGCAGGCGTTCGGCGTCAACGTGCCGCTGCTTCTCACCCTGACCTATGGGCTCGGCTCGGCGCTCGCCGGGCTTGCCGGCATCCTTGCCGCGCCCGTCTACCAGGTCAGCCCGCTGATGGGGTCGGACCTGATCATCGTCGTCTTCGCCGTGGTCGTCGTCGGCGGCATGGGGTCGATCCTCGGCGCGATCGTCACCGGCTACATGCTGGGCCTGGCCGAAGGGCTGACCAAGGTTTTCTATCCCGAAGCCTCCAACCTGGTGATCTTCGTCATCATGGCGATCGTGCTTCTGGTCCGGCCGGCCGGCCTGTTTGGAAGGGATGCCTGA
- a CDS encoding amino acid ABC transporter permease: protein MFDYHLLIQSAPGLLQGLGVTMVVTFASFVVASCLGLLLGAASLSPRWQIARSAGAFVQIARATPEIIAIFWAYYCLPILLGANLSGLACGVLALGLIGGGYMAEIVRGGILAIGRGQWEAAASLGLPRLIVWSHIIAPQAARKMLPAVVNYFTDLLKATTLLAGVGVSEVAYVAYMSGSASFRYLEPLTGVAILFFLLIFPLSVLARRLSAVGSGHSKSL, encoded by the coding sequence ATGTTCGACTACCACCTCCTCATCCAGAGCGCTCCGGGGCTGCTGCAAGGTCTCGGTGTCACGATGGTGGTGACGTTCGCGTCCTTCGTCGTCGCGTCGTGTCTTGGCCTGCTGCTGGGTGCAGCGTCACTGTCGCCGCGATGGCAGATCGCCAGGAGCGCTGGCGCATTCGTCCAGATCGCCCGAGCAACGCCGGAGATCATCGCGATTTTCTGGGCGTATTACTGCCTTCCGATCCTGCTTGGCGCCAATCTGTCGGGCCTCGCCTGCGGTGTCCTGGCACTTGGGCTAATCGGTGGCGGATACATGGCCGAGATCGTCCGCGGCGGGATACTGGCGATAGGCCGGGGCCAGTGGGAGGCCGCCGCTTCATTGGGGTTGCCGCGCCTCATCGTATGGTCCCACATCATCGCACCGCAGGCCGCCAGGAAGATGCTGCCGGCCGTGGTCAACTATTTCACTGACCTGCTGAAGGCGACGACGCTGCTCGCCGGGGTCGGCGTCAGCGAGGTTGCCTATGTCGCCTACATGAGCGGCTCGGCATCGTTCCGCTATCTCGAGCCTTTGACGGGCGTGGCGATCCTTTTCTTCCTGCTCATTTTTCCCCTCAGCGTGCTTGCCCGCCGTCTCAGCGCGGTAGGCAGCGGCCACTCGAAAAGCCTGTAA
- a CDS encoding ABC transporter ATP-binding protein has protein sequence MVEAPLLTVRDLNAWYGESHALHGVNLDVFEGETVTLVGRNGVGKTTTLRAIMGLLRKRTGTMSFAGKDLMRLPLHKTAHAGIGFVPEERGIFATLTVDENLILPPVVAKGGMSVAEIFDLFPNLKERRNSPGTKLSGGEQQMLAIARMLRTGVKLLLLDEPTEGLAPVIVQRIGELLATLKKRGMTILLVEQNFRFASRVADRFYLMEHGKVVGEFPVGELSSHMTQLHDVLGV, from the coding sequence ATGGTTGAGGCCCCTCTCCTCACTGTGCGCGACCTCAACGCCTGGTACGGCGAAAGCCATGCGCTGCACGGCGTGAACCTCGATGTCTTCGAGGGTGAGACGGTCACGCTCGTCGGCCGCAATGGCGTCGGCAAGACCACGACGCTGCGCGCCATCATGGGGCTGCTGCGCAAGCGTACCGGGACGATGAGCTTCGCCGGCAAGGACCTTATGCGGCTGCCGCTGCACAAGACCGCCCATGCCGGCATCGGCTTCGTGCCGGAGGAGCGCGGCATCTTCGCCACGCTGACCGTCGACGAGAACCTGATCTTGCCGCCCGTCGTCGCCAAGGGCGGCATGAGCGTGGCGGAGATATTCGACCTGTTCCCGAACCTCAAGGAGCGTCGCAACAGCCCAGGCACGAAACTGTCCGGCGGCGAACAGCAGATGTTGGCGATCGCCCGCATGCTGAGGACCGGGGTCAAGCTTTTGCTGCTCGACGAGCCGACCGAAGGCCTGGCGCCCGTCATCGTCCAGCGCATCGGCGAATTGCTGGCGACCCTGAAGAAGCGCGGCATGACGATCCTGCTCGTCGAGCAGAACTTCCGCTTCGCCAGCCGCGTCGCCGATCGCTTCTACCTGATGGAACACGGCAAGGTGGTAGGCGAATTCCCCGTTGGAGAATTGTCGTCCCACATGACGCAACTTCACGACGTGCTTGGGGTATGA
- a CDS encoding ABC transporter substrate-binding protein codes for MKTTYLVSAAFFAATVTSASAAGISDGKVKIGILNDQSGVYADFGGKWSVAAAKMAAEDFGGKVLGAPIEIVDADHQNKPDIASNIARQWYDTEQVDAIMELTTSSVALAVQGISKEKKKIDIVTGAAATDLTGKQCSPYGFHWAYDTHSQAVGTGGELVKQGGNSWYFITVDYAFGYSLKEQTAKLVEAAGGKVLGEVRYPLGSTDYSSFLLQAQSSGAKVVGLANAGLDTSNAIKQAAEFGIVAGGQRLAALLFTLAEVHGLGLQAAQGVVLTEGYYWDRDDKSREFAERFFKRTGRMPNMIQAGTYSAVTQYLKAVEKAGTDETEAVAKQLHEMPVNDVFTANGKVQADGSMVHDMYLYQVKKPEESKKDWDYYTYLATIPGDQAFMKAQDSGCPLAAK; via the coding sequence GTGAAGACGACGTACCTCGTTTCGGCCGCGTTTTTCGCGGCGACCGTGACCTCGGCATCGGCGGCGGGAATTTCCGACGGCAAGGTGAAGATCGGCATCCTCAACGACCAGTCGGGCGTCTATGCCGATTTCGGCGGCAAATGGTCGGTCGCGGCGGCCAAGATGGCGGCCGAGGATTTCGGCGGCAAGGTGCTGGGCGCGCCGATCGAGATCGTCGACGCCGACCATCAGAACAAGCCGGACATCGCCTCCAACATCGCCCGCCAGTGGTATGACACCGAGCAGGTCGACGCCATCATGGAGCTGACGACATCCTCGGTGGCGCTGGCGGTCCAGGGCATTTCCAAGGAAAAGAAGAAGATCGACATCGTCACCGGCGCGGCCGCCACCGATCTGACCGGCAAGCAATGCTCGCCCTACGGCTTCCACTGGGCCTACGACACGCATTCGCAAGCGGTCGGCACCGGCGGCGAACTCGTGAAGCAGGGCGGCAACAGCTGGTACTTCATCACGGTGGACTACGCCTTCGGCTATTCGTTGAAGGAGCAGACCGCCAAGCTCGTCGAAGCCGCCGGCGGCAAGGTGTTGGGCGAGGTGCGCTATCCCCTGGGTTCCACCGACTATTCGTCCTTCCTGCTGCAGGCGCAATCATCGGGCGCCAAGGTCGTCGGGCTTGCCAATGCCGGCCTCGACACGTCAAACGCCATCAAGCAGGCGGCCGAGTTCGGCATCGTCGCCGGCGGCCAGCGGCTTGCGGCCCTGCTGTTCACACTGGCCGAGGTACATGGCCTGGGCCTGCAGGCGGCGCAGGGCGTCGTGCTGACCGAAGGCTATTACTGGGACCGAGACGACAAGAGCCGCGAATTCGCCGAGCGCTTCTTCAAGCGCACCGGCCGCATGCCCAACATGATCCAGGCCGGCACCTACTCGGCGGTGACGCAGTATCTGAAGGCGGTCGAGAAGGCCGGCACCGACGAGACCGAAGCGGTCGCCAAGCAACTGCATGAGATGCCGGTCAACGACGTCTTCACGGCGAACGGCAAGGTGCAGGCCGACGGCTCGATGGTCCACGACATGTATCTCTACCAGGTCAAGAAGCCGGAGGAGAGCAAGAAGGACTGGGACTACTACACCTATCTGGCGACCATTCCGGGCGACCAGGCCTTCATGAAAGCGCAGGACAGCGGCTGCCCGCTCGCCGCCAAGTGA
- a CDS encoding amino acid ABC transporter permease: protein MIESIVPFIPALFKGLMLTLFYFVLGTAGSMLLGLPVALGLGSPSRTVRFPTIAYVEFFRNTPLLVQLFWIHFALPAITGINTTAEQTAGLAIVVVMTAYMAEVYRAGFNAVGQGQLEAAQALGLKPWQRWFLIVIPQAFQIALPAIGNTLVSLLKATAILSILSVPELLRTTSRISDYTANPILFYSVTAIIYIASGLLLAYSLRRLEVRLNRWRAH from the coding sequence ATGATCGAGAGCATCGTTCCGTTCATACCGGCCCTGTTCAAAGGCCTGATGCTGACCCTGTTCTACTTCGTGCTGGGCACGGCGGGGTCGATGCTTCTGGGGCTGCCCGTGGCGCTCGGCCTGGGCAGCCCTTCGCGAACGGTCCGTTTTCCGACGATCGCCTATGTAGAGTTCTTCAGGAATACCCCGTTGCTGGTTCAACTGTTCTGGATCCACTTCGCGCTTCCGGCGATCACCGGCATCAACACGACGGCGGAGCAAACCGCCGGCCTCGCGATTGTCGTGGTGATGACGGCCTACATGGCGGAAGTCTACCGCGCCGGTTTCAACGCCGTGGGGCAGGGGCAGCTTGAAGCGGCGCAGGCGCTTGGCCTGAAGCCGTGGCAAAGATGGTTCCTGATCGTCATCCCGCAGGCGTTCCAGATCGCCTTGCCGGCCATCGGCAACACGCTGGTCAGCCTGCTCAAGGCGACGGCCATCCTTTCGATCCTCTCGGTGCCCGAACTCTTGCGCACGACCAGCCGCATTAGCGACTATACCGCCAATCCAATCCTCTTCTATTCCGTGACGGCCATCATCTACATCGCATCCGGCCTGTTGCTGGCCTACTCACTTCGCCGGCTGGAAGTCAGGCTGAACAGGTGGAGGGCCCACTGA
- a CDS encoding tetratricopeptide repeat-containing protein: MKNAAARIETFEDPNLIKGKAPIVRAVFEGRDISPIWDELFGRVSADPTDAAAFLDVSILLHAIGEEDKAVLSQKAALEISRKYRIANGRGTGPNVLVFVTAGDFMANTPIEFLLEESDANILLHYVDADTADLNDVPEHDVAFVAVGESAANLPVLETLDRLLRGWPGPILNNAPRRIMDLSRDGVAETLKDEPSILAPAAARVSRDAIGQLACGQIEVASILGAGSYPVIVRPVGTHAGKGMEKISTPLELSTYLDSQAEAEFFVTPFIDYSGPDGKFRKQRIAFINGRAYASHLGLQPLDGALSERRHDRARRQAWRRGVMDGQLRQRFFGSPRAFLRCVASASRARLFRHRLRRACRRPPAPVRGGCRHDRPFDGLAEHVSLQEERHAQALRRLRGCAGTARGADGVHAGGQMRPYGQTRRLSEDG; the protein is encoded by the coding sequence TTGAAAAACGCGGCAGCCCGGATCGAGACATTCGAAGACCCGAACCTCATCAAGGGCAAGGCACCCATAGTACGAGCCGTCTTTGAAGGGCGGGATATCTCCCCGATATGGGACGAGTTGTTTGGCCGCGTTTCGGCCGATCCCACCGATGCCGCGGCGTTCCTGGATGTGTCGATCCTGCTGCACGCGATCGGCGAGGAAGACAAGGCGGTGCTCAGCCAGAAGGCCGCGCTCGAGATCAGCCGGAAATATCGGATAGCCAACGGACGCGGCACAGGCCCGAACGTCCTTGTCTTCGTCACCGCCGGCGACTTCATGGCCAACACGCCGATCGAATTCCTGCTTGAGGAATCCGACGCCAACATCCTGCTCCACTATGTCGATGCCGACACCGCGGACTTGAACGATGTTCCCGAGCATGATGTCGCGTTCGTGGCTGTCGGCGAGTCGGCGGCAAATCTCCCGGTGCTGGAGACCCTCGACCGTTTGCTGCGTGGTTGGCCCGGCCCCATACTGAACAACGCGCCGCGTCGCATCATGGATCTCTCCAGGGATGGTGTCGCCGAAACGCTCAAGGACGAACCCTCGATACTCGCGCCCGCCGCCGCGCGCGTTTCCCGGGACGCGATCGGGCAACTGGCTTGCGGGCAGATCGAAGTCGCCTCGATCCTTGGCGCCGGTTCCTACCCTGTGATTGTCCGCCCGGTGGGCACGCATGCCGGCAAGGGTATGGAGAAGATTTCCACCCCATTGGAACTTTCGACCTACCTGGACTCCCAAGCCGAGGCCGAATTCTTCGTTACGCCCTTCATTGATTACAGCGGGCCAGACGGCAAATTCCGCAAGCAACGCATCGCGTTCATCAATGGTCGCGCCTACGCCAGTCACCTCGGTCTCCAGCCATTGGATGGTGCACTATCTGAACGCCGGCATGACCGAGCACGAAGACAGGCGTGGCGAAGAGGCGTCATGGATGGCCAGCTTCGACAGCGATTTTTCGGTTCGCCACGCGCGTTCCTTCGATGCGTTGCATCGGCGTCTCGGGCTAGACTATTTCGCCATCGATTGCGCCGAGCTTGCCGACGGCCGCCTGCTCCTGTTCGAGGCGGATGTCGCCATGATCGTCCATTCGATGGATTGGCAGAGCATGTTTCACTACAAGAAGAGCGCCATGCGCAAGCTCTTCGCCGCCTTCGAGGATGCGCTGGCACAGCGCGTGGCGCGGATGGCGTCCACGCCGGCGGTCAAATGCGCCCATACGGGCAAACCCGCCGTCTATCAGAAGACGGATGA
- a CDS encoding transporter substrate-binding domain-containing protein, with the protein MKKLMALVAASLFALAPLTPIQASAQDATDTLAQIKQAGVIKVGMADSIPAQQKNPMSGEWEGFNVDMAKNLADALGVKLEIVDTTWSTIIPSLMQKQYDIAMVDMFRTPARAVTVDFTDSYMTTGNTWLVGADVDVTDWKQLNDPKYTVVSIAGMAAVAQSDRLLPNAQKKTIVSDNAVAGQLEVAAGRASAHLSDLLQNALFMKANPNAKVRVLGADTPIEATGYAYAVRPGDYHFLSFLNTWIAYNTTTGFISDKKMAWYGIK; encoded by the coding sequence ATGAAGAAGCTGATGGCACTCGTGGCCGCCTCTCTATTCGCCCTCGCGCCGCTGACGCCCATACAGGCCAGCGCGCAGGACGCAACCGACACGCTTGCGCAGATCAAGCAGGCCGGCGTCATCAAGGTCGGAATGGCCGACTCCATTCCCGCGCAACAGAAGAATCCGATGTCGGGGGAGTGGGAAGGCTTCAACGTCGACATGGCGAAGAACCTCGCCGACGCGCTGGGCGTCAAGCTGGAGATCGTCGATACGACATGGTCGACGATCATCCCTTCGCTGATGCAGAAGCAGTATGACATCGCCATGGTCGACATGTTCCGCACCCCGGCGCGGGCCGTGACGGTGGATTTCACCGACAGCTACATGACCACCGGAAATACGTGGCTGGTCGGCGCCGACGTAGACGTCACCGACTGGAAGCAGTTGAACGATCCGAAATACACGGTCGTCAGCATCGCTGGCATGGCCGCTGTCGCCCAGAGCGACCGCCTGCTGCCAAACGCGCAGAAGAAGACGATCGTTTCGGACAATGCGGTGGCGGGACAGCTGGAGGTCGCTGCCGGCCGAGCCAGCGCCCATCTGAGCGATCTCCTGCAGAATGCCCTGTTCATGAAGGCGAATCCGAACGCCAAGGTCAGGGTTCTTGGCGCCGACACGCCGATCGAGGCCACGGGATACGCCTATGCGGTGCGCCCCGGCGACTATCATTTCCTGTCCTTCCTGAACACATGGATCGCCTACAACACGACCACCGGGTTCATCTCGGACAAGAAGATGGCCTGGTACGGCATCAAGTAG